TTCTCTTAACCAACTACGGATGGTTCCATGATCATTTTCTCCCTCCACTCGCAAAACAGGTATATGGTCTTCCGGGCTAACCCGTTGAGTTTGCGAAAAAATATGTGCGCCGTCCCATTGGTAACTCCATCGCACATCCAACTCGTTTTGAACCACCAGGCCAACACGGCTGTATCCACGTTCCATTAGTTTGTCCCAACAAAGCATCATATCCATGTAATGATTCTGCACAACATGATGAAACAGAGTGTAGTTGGAGGGCCGGCTAATCGTCACTGCGGAGAATTGCTTCCAGTCCAGATCGAGCAAGTCATCGTTGTTCTCAAAAGGGGCAAGTATCAAACCTCGTATCCCCCTCGATTGGAGAATGTGACTGAATCGCTTTGGACTCACGCCTTCATCCTGCGCCCAAAATTCCTGGAGTGAATACCCAAGCCTCAGGGCTCTTTCCTTGGCACCCTGGATAACTTCTTTTTGAAGCGGATTCCCTGAACAGGCATTCCGAGTGCTCCAATTGGTCACCAGGCCTATGACTGAAAACTGATTTTGGACACGAAGCTTGCTTCGATAAGCCGACAAAGCAGAGAGAGCCGGATCCGGACTGTAGCCCAACTCATCGGCAATACGCTTCACGCGTTCCACTGTGGCTCGAGCGATGGTGGGATCATTTTTCATGGCCATCGAAACCGCGGAAACACTCAAATGGGCTTTCTCAGCAATGTCTTTTAAACGAACTCGGGGATGGAAGGACATGAAGCAGGGGAAACACGGGATTAAAAGGGTGGTTTATGAACCGTTTTTTGAACTGTTTCAAATAATATTCCGTCGCGTCTTACAACTGATAGAAAAAAATAGAACATATATACTCTTTAATCCCGCTATTATTGAGGTATATCCCATATTTTAATTGAGTTCTTTCCCGTTTTAATCGTTTCGTTTCGCTCAGACCAAATACCTCGCAAAGCGCCAGTTATCCCAAAATCTATGTCTTCCATCAAATATCCCGAACCTCCCGAGCAATTGAAGGGCAAGGGTTGGTGGAAATCGATCGGTTTTCTAGGACCCGGAATTATCATTGCCTCGATCTCCATTGGCACCGGTGAGACGATTTTTGCCTCACGAGGGGGAGCGATTTTTGGTTACGCCATACTTTGGTGTTTCACGATTGGACTGATTCTGAAGGCGATCCAGATCTACGCCTCTTCGCGCTATATGATGATATCGGGTGAGCATCCCATGCAAAGCTGGATCATGCTACCGGGGCCCCGTGGCTGGATGCCGATTGCGCTGCTCCTGATGACTGGCGTTTGCCTTCCCTTTCTGCTCGCCGCCCTATCGATATCAGTGGGATCTATCATCTCCTGGGCACTCGGTTCAGGAGAAATGTCGGACTTGTCTGTAAGACTCTGGGCCACCGGATTGGTGATCGCAGCAGCGGTGGTAAGCTGGGGCCAGACCTACAAACGCCTGGAGACCACACAAATGTTCGTCGTGGGCATCCTACTGGCATGTATCCTGGTGGCCGCTATTGCCTGTCAACCTGACCTGGGAGCACTCATAAAAGGGATGCTGGTTCCAGCCATTCCAAGCTACAAAGAATGGATTCACCAATCGTATCCGAACATCGCAAAACAAGCTGAATGGATCGAGCTGGTCACTTACATGGGAATCATTGGAGGAGGACTCCCCGCCTATATTGGCTACTTTGGTTTCTTGAGAGATAAACAATGGGGTCTGTTCGCAAAACAAGAGATCTATAATCACTCGACTGCAGAAGGTTTCCCGGAAATCGATGCTTCCGATGACAATAAGCGGAACTGCCGCAATTGGCTGAGAGCCATCAAAATCGATGTAGGTGGATCATTCCTGGCCATCTTTATCTTTTCTTCTGCTTTCATGGTTTTGGGGGCCGTCATTCTTCACCAAGCACAGCTAATCCCTGACAAATTCGAACTGCTCACTCACCAGGAAAAATTCCTCACCGCTCTGAGCCGTTCCCTCCTTATCCTCTACCGCATAGGTATTATCGCGGCCATCGGTGGAACCTTGTTTGCTTCCTTCGATGTGTGGACCAAAAGCATCTACGAAGGCATTCTACCATTTCAGAAAAAGGAAAACCCAATCTCCAACGCCCAGTTAAAAAAATGGATTATTCTTAGTACCTCCATTATCGGCATCAGTGTAATCTGGTTAGGCCTGATCTCTGAAACTTTATCCAACCCAATCACCATTGTAGCAGTTCCGGCACTCCTTGGAGGCACGACCGGGTGTGGAGTCTGGTGCCTGGGAGTCGCGTGGGCAGACCGTAGAAATTTGCCTCATTCCTATCGGATGAAACCCCTCCTCTTTTTCCCACTCATACTATCTGGCTGCTTCCTTCTCTTTGCCGGACTGCTGGGATTCTATTTCAAGTTCATCGGCTAATACATGAAACATGTCACTCACAGTGTAGGAACTGCTTTAGCTGCAAGGCACACTCCAAATTCGATGAATTTAACAGAAGCCAACGAAGAAAACGAAGACGGAACCCAAGAATCTTTGTTTCCTTGGTTACCTTCTGTTCCAAAATTTATAATTTAGTTCTCTAACCATGCTAGGAATCACCATTTTTCCCGAATACATCCAAAGTGAAGGCCCCGAAGCCTTGTTGGATCGTTTGCTTGAGAAGCTACCACTCACAGCCGTTTCTACTTCTCCCTATGTTATGGAGGAATGTCCCCCTGAAAAAGGAGGCGAACGAGAGCCACCAGCCGATGGTGACAAAGGTCTAGCACGACTTCTCGAAAGACCACTCTGGGGAAAAAATGAAGTTTGGGTCAGTGCCACACCAAGCTTCGAGCCCAATTTGGACCTGTATCAAGGACTTCGATACCAACCACAGGAGACCACTGACCTGACCCAACGAGAAGGCCCAGTCATTGATCGATTCATTGAGGCGTGTCGCGAGCGCAATATTGGGGTTTACCTTCAAGTCCAGTCAGCCATACCTCCAGGTTACCGGGTACAATTTGGGGGACCGATTGAGGAAGATATGCCTCGTCTGCCAGACGGATCGATTACCACCCGAAAGCTTGATAAAAACGGATCCCTCGCCAGCGAAGAAATCCTGGGTTACGGCGAAGCACTCATTAAAGACCTTACTGCCCGCTACCCGACCATTGATGGCATTCGGATCGATTGGCCGGAATACCCACCCTACTTTCTGGAAACGGTCTTTCTCGATTTTGGAGAGCCTGCGCGTAGTTTCGCAGAAGGTTTGGGAATAGATTTTGAAAACATGCGACGAAAGGTATTGGCCCTTTACAGGCACCTTACCGAAGAGTTAACGAATCAGGATCTCCAAGAATACCTGGATTCTCCGGAATCATTTTTTGACAGATGGTCAGGTTGCTCGGAGTGGCTCGATTTCAAAAGCACCCTCGTATCCAACCTTCTTAGACGCTACAAATCCGCTATTGGAGATAACCATAAGCTATTCCCCAGTTCCTTTCCACCCCCATGGAATCGACTGAGTGGATTTAACTTCAGCCAGGCGAGCGAGATCGTGGATGCCATCAGTTGCAAATACTACACCATGCATTGGCCGATGATGCTACGCAACTACGCCGACTCTCTTACCGAGAAGAACCAGCCACTCAACAAAGCCCTATTGGCTGAATGTCTGGCTAAAGGGTTCGATGCCTATTCGCCGATCCCCACCTCCTCGGACGCTATTGATTATCCACAACCGGAGGAAAACCATCCTGTCGACTTGGATTCACTGGCCAGCAAACAACAGTGGGTCGATAGCCAGGTCGGGGATACGCCGGTCTGGGCATTAGGTCATGCGTATGGTCCCATTGAAGATGTTGAGAAGAGAGCTAGAGCGGTATTTAAGGCCTCCAACGAACACCTTTGGATCAATCGCTACGCTTACATGAGCGATGAAAAGCTGGATGGTTTAGCGGCTGCTTTCAAGTAGTCCCATTTCCATAGAGTGACGTGAATCACTCAAACAAAAAGGGCACCCACGACTACTTGCGGGTGCCCTTTTAACTTATAGAACTACAAACGTTTAAAAACTAAAGGTGGTGGTAGCTTGGTAACCAATGGTCTCTTCCTCAGAGATCGTAAATGGACTGAGGTCGTAGACGGGTTCTTCATCCTTCTGCTGCGCAAACAGAGGCGGGATCAACAATCCAAGGGATAATAGAATAAGATAGGTTCTTAATGATTTCATTGTTCTTTTGTTGAGTATAAACCGGCAATGCCGGATTAGGAGTTTGTTCTATTCTCAGGGGAGAACGTAGTCGTAACCCATAGTGCCAAATCACCTTTCTTTAAAAAGGCAAAATCATCTGAAACAGTTCAAATCCAGGTTACAAAACGGCTGCTTCAATGCCATTTCAACTCATTCGAAACTTAGAACACGCCTATAATCACATGTTATCTTAGCGTGTACCCTGAGAAAACCTCAGTAGTGCTCAGCCACCAAGAACTGCACGGTCTTTGATTCCAGTCCCTTTTTCAGCCAAGCCTCAAGTCGCCCATCTCCCTTAGGTAAGTTCACCGACTCAAAGACACAGCTCGTGGATCCAGCCGAAATCGGTTGAGACACTTGCACGGTCCCGAAACGCACATAGGCGGTACAGTCTTCAGTGACGCGATTGAATTTTAGCGTAAAGCGATAGGTTCCAGCCTGCGTGACCCGTGCACTCCAAAATGGGAGTCGGGTCATTTTTTGAAGGTCGAAAGTGCTGAGCTGAGCAGGGTTTTCTTCGGGTGCGCCCAGATAGATTCGTTGCGGATCCCAATAGTCCAGCTCGGCCGTTACATCGCGATACCAGTTCTCATAAGCCCCCATCATAGACTCGACTAGCTCCGGGTGAACATTGGCTATGTTGGTAATTTCGCTCGGATCATTTTCGATGTCGTACAGCTCCAAGCTCTTAAGCTGCGCATTGATATCATACTCACCGATGTCCAAGACGGTGTCGCGTGGATTGGGTAGCGGTTGAACGATTTTGTAGCGCTGTGACCGTGCAGCAAAATGGCTATACATAAGAGGCTCATGATTCGCGTTGTGCTGAAAAAAGAGCATGCGATCAGGCCAATCGTTTTTAGGATTGGTAAGAAGAGGGATCAGACTTTGTCCATCAATGGCTCGGTCTTCATCGGAAATCAATGCTCCGCAAGCATCCAACAAGGTCGGCAGCAAATCGATGTGCGCTGCTATCTCGGGGAGCTTTGCACCCGCTTTAATTTTGTTGGGCCAACGAATAAGGAAAGGAACGCGGATCCCGCCTTCATACATACTCGACTTCGTCCCGCGCAGACCTGCGTTATAGCGATCGGGATAAAGGTCGTTCTTTTGACGCGATGTCCGGGGACCATTGTCAGAAAGAAAAATCACGATGGTGTCATCTTCCAACTCGAGCTCCTTCAACCGCTTCATGACGTAGCCTACGTTCTCGTCGATATTGGCGATCATACCGTAGGTCTTCGCATTGATCTCATTGACTCCGTATTTGCGGTACGGCTTCACATACTTCTCATCCACCTGAAGTGGTAAGTGCGGAAGGTTAGTCGCTAGAAAGATAAAGAACGGCTCGTCCTTATGGCTCTCCGCATAATCCATCGCCTCCTGAAAAAAGATGTCGTTGCAGTAGCCTTCGTATTTCTTGGGCACGTTGTTGTGTTGCAGGATGGGATCGAAGTAGGTGTTTCCTGGGGGATCGCCCGCCTGACCGACCCCACCCGCCGTGTGATGAAGGCATTCTTCAAAACCCATGTCAGATGGACGCACCGGATAATTATCTCCCAAATGCCACTTCCCAAAAATCCCTGTTCGGTATCCTGCGGCCTTGAGCTCCTCAGCAATCGTTACTTCCTCCTCACGAATGATACTCCGACCGAAGTTTACCTCTACCGCACCCGTTCTTTCAGGATATCGTCCCGTCAACAATGCCGCCCGGGTGGGTGTGCAAAGCGGCTGCACGTAGAAATTGGTGAGCTCCGTGCTTTCCTCGGCTAGCTGATCTAGGTACGGCGTATGCAGTTCCGAATTCCCATGAAACCCTACATCTCCAAATCCCTGATCATCAGTCAGGATCAGAATCACATTGGGCCGATCCGCAGCGGAGGCTATTAAAGGAAGAAGAAAGAAGATTATGAATAGGGATATACGGGTCATCGGTAAATGGGTCCTTAAATTTGAGGTGGTTTCTATTCTTCTCACACCTCGAACACTGCGCGAGCACTTTCATCAAGGTATTCCTTGAAACAATTCAAGAATCACACTTGATGCCGAAAATCTCCGAAATCCGAAGAGATTTAAGACAAGGTCTTATAATTCTCCACTGCCTTATCGGTATGGATACCCACTACTTTTTTCACGATCGCTTTTTTATCCGCTGCGGAGAGAGATTTGAATCGATTGCAGATAGCGAGGTTTTCCTTCAACTGATCCAGATTGTCTGTTCCGCTCACCCAGGATGTAATGGGTTGAGAGAGGACAAAATGGAAGTTTTCCTCCAAGGAGATCCGATCCTGAATGGTCAGTTTTTTAGGAATGGGTCGGTTGCCTGACATCGTTCCACCAACTAATCCACCGCCACCCAAAGTCTTCATGGCAATGTGTGAATGACCCCGCTCTACATTAATTGGGAGCACTTGGCGGGTAAAACTGTTTTCGGGGTCGGAAGCATCCACCGCATTGATAGGTGATTGCATACAGCAAACGAAATCATCGTCTTTGGTCAGCTCAAGAAAGTGCAAAGCCGCCTTCACATTGGTATGACAGGAAACTCCGAGATGGCGGACCTTTCCTTCGGCCTGGAATCGTCGAACCACATCGAATACACCATTTTGATGACGGGTATCAACATCCTCGATATCGGCAACCATATGAACGTACAGCAGGTCGATATAATCCGTATTCAGACGCTTCAACGAAGTGGTAATCTGATCTGTGGCCTCCTCCGCAGTTTTTCCATTGGTCTTGGTCATTACGAAGACATCTTCGCGGTATTTCGGGCACAGGTATTTACCATAATACGCTTCCGCTTTTCCCCGAGAGTATATGTAGGCGTTATCGAAAAATCGAACGCCCTGTTCGAGGGCATACTCAATCTGCCGTTGAGCAGCGGCATCCTCCATCCGTCCAATGTGAGCACCTCCAATTCCAAAAATGGTGAGCTGCTCACCGGTTTTGCCCAGTGGACGCATCGGAAGCAAGGGACCTAATCGGTCGGACTTGCCGATCAAAATGGGAGCTGCTTTGGCCAGGTTATCAAGTAAAGTTGAAGCAGTAAGTGCTAACGCCGTGGATTTGATAAATGCTCTTCGGTTCATGACTTAAGGTGGAACACATACAGTATAATCAAGTGAAGAAACTCTGCAAGCTCTCGGGCTCACTACACATTTTCAACCAGGTGATATTTCTTCACCCAATCCGGATCTATATCCACACCGATACCCGGTCCCGTCGGCACTTCGATTTTCCCATTTTCCAAGCGCAAGGATGAAGTACTACATTCAATCGGTATATTCTCGTACCCCTTAAACTCAATATGGGGTCCAGCGTTGGGCATGGCGGAAACCAGATGCAGCATGTAGAGGTAACCAAGACCTCCAGACAAATGAGGAATACAGGTTTTGCCCATGGCTGCTCCCATATGCGCTGCTTTGAGCGATCGAATCAATCCACCGAAATAATAATGATCGGGTTGGACCACATCCAGGCCACCGTTGGCCAGTAACCAACGGAACGCGTACATACTGTGCTGCTGCTCACCGCCTGCGATCGGGATAGATAGCGCATCCGCAACCTGCTTGGTGCCTTCCAACCAATCGAAGAATACCGGTTCTTCAAAATAACTGTAGTTGTACTTCTGTAGCAGCTTTCCAACCCGAATCGCCTCCCCAACATCCTTATAGTATCCATTGGCATCCGAGTAGAGCGCCATATCAGGGCCAAAGGTTTCTCGGATGAGTGGGATGATTTCTTCAGTGCGACCCACTGGACCTCGTGCATCCACATCCTTGGTCATAAACATCAAGGCACCGACTTTGATCTTCACCGCCTGGGCCTTGCTCTTTTCGACCGCTGCTTTGATCAAAGCTACAGATTCCTTCACCGGCTTTTCTCTCCACTCGGTTGCCTGATAGACAGGGATGTGAGTGTTGTGAATGTCGCCAATTAATTGCCCAACGGGTTTTCCAGCTATCCGGCCCATCATATCCAATATCGCGAACTCAACCGTCGCAAGAGGGATACCTATACCTAATCCGCCAAAGCGGTAGTTGAATGCAAACTCAAGCGCCTTATCCAGCAACTCATCTAAACGACGTGCATCTTGGCCGATAAATACGGGCTGCACCCGGTTCACGAAAATAGGATACAACAAATTCATTGTGTTGTGAGACACCGAATGGCCGACGGCCCCGTCTTTCGATTGCACACGGCAGATAAATTTGCGCTCATACTTCAAGAGCTCAACCGATTCAATGATCACCGGATCGGAAAAGAGCTCACTTTTGAAAAGCGGTTTGGCCAATACCTCATCCAGCTTTGCATAGTTTGCATCCACGCTATCGGACTGCCCAGTAAGAGCACTTGGTATACCCACCGCTGCGCCTCCAATAGCAGTGGAAGACAGAAATTGACGTCGGTTGATCTTCATATGGATAAGGTAGCAAAGCGTTCATGTGTCTGGCAATCTTTCCAAGCAACCAGAGGGAGTAACAACCCATCCGGCGTACAAGGAAAAGGTTGCCAACAACAGTTTACACCTGAAAATAAGAGGAGTAAACTCAGGTATTACCCCATTCACTATGACTGATCTAAGCAACGCCGACCAACTCGACGAACGTACAAAAAAGAAAATCTTCTGGGCCTGTTTTATCGCCCTGGTAGCCACCTCCTTTGTTTTTGGAGTGCGCGCCAATGTGATAGGCGACCTGGCTGTGAAGTTTGATTTATCCGAAGCTCAAAAAGGAACCATTCTCGGTGTCGGTCTCTGGCCCTTCGCCATCAGTATTGTTCTCTTTAGCCTGATCATCGATAAGATCGGTTATAAAACCGCGGCCGTCATTGCCATCGTTTGTCATGTCGCATCCCTGCTGCTGACCATTTTTTCCACGGGTTATACCAGTCTTTATTGGGCCACCTTCCTCGTAGCGATCGCCAATGGCATCGTGGAAGCCTTTATCAACCCGGTGGTCGCCACTATTTACCGCGACGAGAAAGCCAAATGGCTAAACATCCTGCACGCCGGTTGGCCAGCAGGGTTGGCCTTGGGCGCACTCTTCACCATCTTCCTGGGTGGTCTCGATTGGCAGGTAAAATACGGCATGTGCTTAATTCCAGTGGTTATCTACACTGTGTTGGTAATGCCCTGTAAGTTCCCACCCAATGAACGGGTGGAAGCCGGTGTATCCTATCGGGAGATGCTGGGAGAAGTGGGAGCGGTCGGTTTCTTTATAATTGGTTGGCTCATGACTATGGGTGTAGCTCAAATCGCCGGCGTTCAATTGTCAGCTATGGTTCCTTTAGGAATCGCCGCTGTGGTTGGAGTCCTTGCCTTTGTTTATACAAGAGGCTTCGGCAGTTGGATGTTCCTACTCATCTTGCTGACCATGGGGCCTCTGGCCACAACCGAGCTGGGAACTGATTCCTGGATGCCAGATCTTCTTGGAGCTGAACTTTCTGCAACGGGTGCAACCTGGGTATTCATTTATGTTTCCACCATTATGACCATCCTGCGGTTCTACGCAGGACCGATTGTTCATAAGTTCTCACCGATTGGTCTTCTGGTCATCAGTGCCATTGTCGCGATCGTTGGACTTCTATTCCTATCCAAAGCAACCGCCTTTGTGGTGGTGATAGCTGCAACGGTGTATGCCTTTGGCAAAACCTTCCTTTGGTCCACGACCCTTGGCTTGGTTTCCGAACAATTCCCTAAGGGAGGCGCGCTAACCTTGAATGGTGTATCCGCTGTCGGGGTACTTGGAATGGGAATTATCGGCACTCCATTCATGGGCGTTCTGCAGGACCGCGAGGTAGATGCGCAGCTAGCAGCCAGTAACCAGGCCATCCACGAACAGATCAGTGGAGAACCTCGTTCAACCATTTTCGGAGAAGTTCCCAGCGTGAACATGGAAGCCATCGCTGCCCTGCCGCCAGCAGCCCAGGAAGAATTATCCGGCATTCAAAAAGCCAGCAAGAAAGGAAGCTTCGCCAAAGTCGCTATTCTTCCAAGTTTCATGCTAGCTTGTTACTTGATACTGTTTTTCTACTTCAAGTCCAAGGGAGGCTATAAGCCGGTCGACTTACACGGACAGGAAAAGGCCGAAGAAGCGGAACCCGGGTTTTGATCAAAATTGACAATACACTTCTCTCCGATTCTGAGAGGCAATCACTGGATAGAGACGGCTTTGTTTCTCTAGGGAAACTCCTCGAAGATGAAGAGCTGGAGCATATTCGATCTCGCGTAGATTGCATACTTGAGGCGGAAGGTGAACAAGCAGGCAGTGAGCTCTTCAATACAAAGCATATCAAGCATCCGAAGGAAGAAGGGGTGGATCGTTTAGCCAACCTTCCGAACAAGGGTGAAGCATTCGATACACTGTACACACATTCGAAACTCCTTGCAGCTGTCACTCACGTACTAGGATCTGAGATACAATTATCATCACTCAACTACCGGGCAGCCAAACCTGGGAGTGGTTTGCAGAAATTGCACGTTGACTGGAAAGAGCCCGTAAATCCTGGCGAATTTAAAGTCTCTAATTCCATATGGCTACTCGACGATTTCTCAGAGGCCAACGGAGCCACTCGAGTAGTCCCAGGCAGTCATTTATGTGGTCGCATTCCTGAAGACGACATGGAAGATACAGAATCACCTCACCCAGACCAGGTTCTGATTGAAGCATCGGCCGGTACGGTCGTGGTTTTCAACTCACACATCTGGCATGGAGGAACGATCAATCGAACCACATTGCCAAGAAGAGCTATCCATAGTTACTTCTGTCAACGCGGCCAGCCTCAGCAAACCGACCAGAAGAAATGGATTACTCAAGAGACACTCGGGCGAATCAGTTCAGAAGCGCGATGGCTGTTGGATGTTTGAGAATTTACATCATCAATTTAATAACTTGATTTCTTACCTAATGCCAATATTAGTAAGGAATGAATACTGTAAGAGCGAAAGTCACGACCAAGGGACAAGTGACACTTCCCAAGCCGCTGCGAGATACACTTGATTTGCACGAAGGTGATCACGTGGAATTTGCTCTAAACTCGGATCAGCAGATAAGTCTGGTTAAACTTAGAAAACCAGGATCCAGCGCCGGGATACTGAAGCATCTTGGCAAAAAGAAGACAGTCACCGTCAAAGAAATGGACCAAGCGATTGCCAAAGAGATGGCTAAAAAGCACGGCCGAACCTAAACCGTAACCATGGTTGCCTTCGACACCAATTATCTAGTTCGTCATCTGGTCCAGGATGACAGCAAACAGTCAAAGGTTGTCGCAAAAATCGTTGAAGAGGAAATCAGCCAAGGAAGAGCAATTTTAATTCTAGACCTCGTACTATGCGAAACCATTTGGGTTCTAAAAAGCGCCTACACTGCCAACCGAAACGATATTGTTAGTGTACTTGATGGGTTGCTACAAGAGCCATGCTTTGAATTTGAGGACCAGAAAATTATAAAGTCAGCGGTTTTGAGATTCAAAAAAGGAAAAGCAGATTTCTCTGACTATATACTCGCAGAAAAATGCATCTCCAAGAATAGAAGCCTTCTTACATTCGACAAAGCCCTTCAAAGAGAACTTTGAAGTAGTGCAGCTAGCTTTGCTCCTGAGAGGCTGTTTTGGCTCGCAACTCAACCTTACGAGCCTTCCGAAAACGAATACTGACCACTTTGTATTCGGGACACAGGGCTTCCGTATCCGTCACACTCGAAGTCAGATCGTTCACAAGGACTTCCGGGAAATGGAAGGTAGTGCTAAGCACTCCTTTTTTAATGCCATCCCACACCTTGCTCTTGATGTCGACTTTGCCTCGCTCAGATTCCACACACACCATATCGCCATCCACAATCCCCTGTTCCTTGGCGTCCTCCGGGTGAATCAGAATCACATCCTCAGTAACCAATTCGACGTTGGCCGTCCGGCGGGTTTGGGCACCACAGTTGTAGTGCTCAAGATTTCGATTGGTTGTCAGTATGTAAGGAAACTCTTTGGCATTTGCGACCAATTCCTGCGATTCCTTAAACGGATTGAATTCGAATAATCCGAGTCCGCGTTTAAATGAGTCCGCATGTAAGATTGGCGTATCCTGGCCATCGGGAGTCACCGGCCATTGTTTGCCGTTATCACCAAGTTCATCCCACTTGACGCCCGCGAAGAAAGGAACAATACCTGAAATCTCCTGAATCATAAGTGAAGGATCGTATTCAGGATGTTGGAAGCCCATGCGATTCATCAGATCGATCACAATCTGTCCATCTGGCTTGGTTCCTTCAAGAGGTTCAACGACTTGGTTCACGCGTTGGATGCGGCGTTCTCCATTGGTAAAGGTACCGCTCTTCTCAAGGAAGGAAGCTCCCGGAAGAACGACGTCGGCCAATTCCGCGGTCTTGGTCATAAAGATCTCCTGGACGACGAAAATATCGAGATTCCCCAACGCTTTGTGCACGTGGATACTATTGGGATCGGTTTGAGCCATGTCTTCCCCGATGACCCAGATACCTTTCAGCTTTCCTTCGAGGGCTTTCTCATACATCTGGGGGATTTTCCATCCGACTTCAGTCGGCATATCGACCCCGTAAAATTCCGTGTAACGCTTGATAACATCAGGATCCGTCACATCAAAATAACCGGCACCCTGGTGAGGTTGCGTCCCCATGTCAGCCATCCCCTGGACATTGTTCTGTCCGCGTAGTGGATTAACCCCTACTCCACGTCGGCCAATATTTCCGGTGATCAAAGCGAGATCAGCAATTTGCATAACCGTGAACGTCCCCTGCGAATGCTCAGTCACACCCAAGCCATGGAAACTCATCGCTTTGTCAGCACTTGCGTAGGCAATTCCCGCCTGGCGCACTTCTTCACGAGGCACAC
This genomic stretch from Opitutia bacterium ISCC 52 harbors:
- a CDS encoding arylsulfatase; the protein is MTRISLFIIFFLLPLIASAADRPNVILILTDDQGFGDVGFHGNSELHTPYLDQLAEESTELTNFYVQPLCTPTRAALLTGRYPERTGAVEVNFGRSIIREEEVTIAEELKAAGYRTGIFGKWHLGDNYPVRPSDMGFEECLHHTAGGVGQAGDPPGNTYFDPILQHNNVPKKYEGYCNDIFFQEAMDYAESHKDEPFFIFLATNLPHLPLQVDEKYVKPYRKYGVNEINAKTYGMIANIDENVGYVMKRLKELELEDDTIVIFLSDNGPRTSRQKNDLYPDRYNAGLRGTKSSMYEGGIRVPFLIRWPNKIKAGAKLPEIAAHIDLLPTLLDACGALISDEDRAIDGQSLIPLLTNPKNDWPDRMLFFQHNANHEPLMYSHFAARSQRYKIVQPLPNPRDTVLDIGEYDINAQLKSLELYDIENDPSEITNIANVHPELVESMMGAYENWYRDVTAELDYWDPQRIYLGAPEENPAQLSTFDLQKMTRLPFWSARVTQAGTYRFTLKFNRVTEDCTAYVRFGTVQVSQPISAGSTSCVFESVNLPKGDGRLEAWLKKGLESKTVQFLVAEHY
- a CDS encoding aldo/keto reductase, which encodes MNRRAFIKSTALALTASTLLDNLAKAAPILIGKSDRLGPLLPMRPLGKTGEQLTIFGIGGAHIGRMEDAAAQRQIEYALEQGVRFFDNAYIYSRGKAEAYYGKYLCPKYREDVFVMTKTNGKTAEEATDQITTSLKRLNTDYIDLLYVHMVADIEDVDTRHQNGVFDVVRRFQAEGKVRHLGVSCHTNVKAALHFLELTKDDDFVCCMQSPINAVDASDPENSFTRQVLPINVERGHSHIAMKTLGGGGLVGGTMSGNRPIPKKLTIQDRISLEENFHFVLSQPITSWVSGTDNLDQLKENLAICNRFKSLSAADKKAIVKKVVGIHTDKAVENYKTLS
- a CDS encoding Nramp family divalent metal transporter, giving the protein MSSIKYPEPPEQLKGKGWWKSIGFLGPGIIIASISIGTGETIFASRGGAIFGYAILWCFTIGLILKAIQIYASSRYMMISGEHPMQSWIMLPGPRGWMPIALLLMTGVCLPFLLAALSISVGSIISWALGSGEMSDLSVRLWATGLVIAAAVVSWGQTYKRLETTQMFVVGILLACILVAAIACQPDLGALIKGMLVPAIPSYKEWIHQSYPNIAKQAEWIELVTYMGIIGGGLPAYIGYFGFLRDKQWGLFAKQEIYNHSTAEGFPEIDASDDNKRNCRNWLRAIKIDVGGSFLAIFIFSSAFMVLGAVILHQAQLIPDKFELLTHQEKFLTALSRSLLILYRIGIIAAIGGTLFASFDVWTKSIYEGILPFQKKENPISNAQLKKWIILSTSIIGISVIWLGLISETLSNPITIVAVPALLGGTTGCGVWCLGVAWADRRNLPHSYRMKPLLFFPLILSGCFLLFAGLLGFYFKFIG
- a CDS encoding MFS transporter encodes the protein MTDLSNADQLDERTKKKIFWACFIALVATSFVFGVRANVIGDLAVKFDLSEAQKGTILGVGLWPFAISIVLFSLIIDKIGYKTAAVIAIVCHVASLLLTIFSTGYTSLYWATFLVAIANGIVEAFINPVVATIYRDEKAKWLNILHAGWPAGLALGALFTIFLGGLDWQVKYGMCLIPVVIYTVLVMPCKFPPNERVEAGVSYREMLGEVGAVGFFIIGWLMTMGVAQIAGVQLSAMVPLGIAAVVGVLAFVYTRGFGSWMFLLILLTMGPLATTELGTDSWMPDLLGAELSATGATWVFIYVSTIMTILRFYAGPIVHKFSPIGLLVISAIVAIVGLLFLSKATAFVVVIAATVYAFGKTFLWSTTLGLVSEQFPKGGALTLNGVSAVGVLGMGIIGTPFMGVLQDREVDAQLAASNQAIHEQISGEPRSTIFGEVPSVNMEAIAALPPAAQEELSGIQKASKKGSFAKVAILPSFMLACYLILFFYFKSKGGYKPVDLHGQEKAEEAEPGF
- a CDS encoding mandelate racemase/muconate lactonizing enzyme family protein; the protein is MKINRRQFLSSTAIGGAAVGIPSALTGQSDSVDANYAKLDEVLAKPLFKSELFSDPVIIESVELLKYERKFICRVQSKDGAVGHSVSHNTMNLLYPIFVNRVQPVFIGQDARRLDELLDKALEFAFNYRFGGLGIGIPLATVEFAILDMMGRIAGKPVGQLIGDIHNTHIPVYQATEWREKPVKESVALIKAAVEKSKAQAVKIKVGALMFMTKDVDARGPVGRTEEIIPLIRETFGPDMALYSDANGYYKDVGEAIRVGKLLQKYNYSYFEEPVFFDWLEGTKQVADALSIPIAGGEQQHSMYAFRWLLANGGLDVVQPDHYYFGGLIRSLKAAHMGAAMGKTCIPHLSGGLGYLYMLHLVSAMPNAGPHIEFKGYENIPIECSTSSLRLENGKIEVPTGPGIGVDIDPDWVKKYHLVENV
- a CDS encoding LacI family transcriptional regulator is translated as MSFHPRVRLKDIAEKAHLSVSAVSMAMKNDPTIARATVERVKRIADELGYSPDPALSALSAYRSKLRVQNQFSVIGLVTNWSTRNACSGNPLQKEVIQGAKERALRLGYSLQEFWAQDEGVSPKRFSHILQSRGIRGLILAPFENNDDLLDLDWKQFSAVTISRPSNYTLFHHVVQNHYMDMMLCWDKLMERGYSRVGLVVQNELDVRWSYQWDGAHIFSQTQRVSPEDHIPVLRVEGENDHGTIRSWLREHRPQVVISRPALIVMKAGLSSLIGSTLILSSV